One window of Metopolophium dirhodum isolate CAU chromosome 3, ASM1992520v1, whole genome shotgun sequence genomic DNA carries:
- the LOC132940899 gene encoding transcription factor A, mitochondrial, translating to MGFKQFLTNQWRLVNSNNLFINRCANSVLESHNIGYAQKSVVNKLQLPLKPKKPSPPFFQYLKERRQEVIEKHNLNFKDAVRFLSESWKDFDGNAKKKMTDIYNKELEQYKDSIKAFNESLTVDQKNELFRVKYEQIEQRTKRKIKKELKELGKPRKPLTAYLKFVTEEIKNHGNEPVQTYMVTVASKWKELDENRKTKYIESAAVDNENYKNALLKWENDMIKAGRLDLVRARALSNDETDN from the exons atgGGTTTCAAACAGTTTCTCACAAATCAATGGCGATTAGtcaattcaaataatttgtttatcaacag aTGTGCAAATTCTGTTTTGGAATCTCATAACATAGGATATGCTCAAAAATCAGTGGTAAATAAGTTACAATTACCTTTGAAACCAAAGAAACCTAGTCCTCCATTCTTTCAATATCTTAAAGAAAGAAGACAAGAAGtaattgaaaaacataatttaaattttaaag atgctGTCCGTTTTCTAAGTGAGTCATGGAAGGACTTTGATGGTAATGCTAAGAAAAAAATGACTGACATTTATAACAAAGAACTTGAACAATACAAAGACAGTATAAAAGCTTTTAATGAGAGCTTGACTGTCGACCAAAAAAATGAGCTGTTTCGAGTCAAATATGAGCAGATAGAACAAAGAACAAAacgcaaaataaaaaaa gAATTAAAAGAATTAGGTAAACCTCGTAAACCTCTTACTGCATATTTGAAGTTTGTAActgaagaaataaaaaatcatggAAATGAGCCAGTTCAAACGTATATGGTAACAGTTGCTAGTAAATGGAAAGAATTGGAtgaaaatagaaaaacaaaatatattgaatcagCTGCTGTAGATaatgaaaactataaaaatgcACTTCTTAAGTGGGAAAATGATATGATCAAAGCAGGGCGATTGGATTTAGTTAGAGCTCGTGCATTATCTAATGATGAAacagataattaa